In one window of Aceticella autotrophica DNA:
- a CDS encoding flavin reductase family protein: MILEPRKREQVIPLPVVLISTIGKDGVRNAAPWSCVMPVLRPLDDIAIASWIKRDTLNNIRETGEFVVNVPTVDMIEAIVISSRDYPPDVDEFEKAGLKPRISQKVKAPGIDGCIAWAECSLVEEISRKNYSIVIGKVIHLEVNDSFFNKDGEMDYEKAKPLSVMLREKGMHFTYPVFTGKEMKYTEMFLSNKDQASVIEEEK; encoded by the coding sequence ATGATACTTGAACCACGTAAGAGAGAACAGGTAATCCCGCTTCCGGTTGTACTGATTTCAACTATTGGAAAGGATGGAGTAAGGAATGCTGCTCCATGGTCATGTGTGATGCCGGTATTAAGACCGCTTGACGATATAGCTATTGCATCATGGATTAAACGCGACACATTAAATAATATTCGCGAAACAGGGGAATTTGTAGTCAATGTACCAACTGTAGATATGATTGAAGCTATTGTGATTTCATCACGGGATTATCCTCCGGATGTTGATGAGTTTGAAAAGGCAGGCTTAAAGCCACGTATTTCTCAAAAGGTAAAAGCTCCTGGAATCGATGGTTGCATAGCATGGGCAGAATGCTCATTGGTAGAGGAGATAAGCAGGAAAAATTATTCCATTGTAATCGGCAAGGTAATTCATCTTGAGGTAAACGACTCCTTCTTTAATAAAGATGGAGAAATGGATTATGAAAAGGCAAAGCCTTTATCAGTGATGCTTAGAGAAAAAGGAATGCACTTTACCTATCCAGTTTTTACAGGAAAGGAAATGAAGTATACGGAAATGTTTTTAAGCAATAAAGATCAGGCTTCTGTTATTGAGGAAGAAAAATAA
- a CDS encoding ATP-binding protein, protein MTLQILNISIQKEGLVIISVKKDKFKSIKWFQTLQWKIILIYGLLVLVAMGIIWVYLYNSLESYHMKNFDSYIQAQVKGMSCTLKDNLESNKNLNNIISMYLGPNSNIKYVYILDKNGNILASSTGDKGKFLTTAVVKALHGNKSSETTKDYNSNEELKSFAVPVVNSDGSISGVVYMSGSLNSVYDVLSDINMILLSATLFAVFVTVILGYFLSCAITNPIKEVTKYAHEMALGNFDVKINIKSRDEIGNLGSMFNFMSQRLKHTLDEMKNEKSKVEAIISFMTDGVIAVDSKKDIILYNDAAEKMIGEKLGIGQSVENLANGKISINGGTFLCNEKILTSFVTPINADENIEGYVFVLHDITEQQELENMRKEFVANVSHELRTPLTTIKSYTETLLNADVDKAFIDKFLGIIDKEVDRMVRLVKDLLLLSRMDSNGKLKLESVNLNKFVEDIIQNLKIEMEKKNQILSLSLKDAKKNVNIDKDKMEQVIINIVANAIKYTPEGGCIRVYTDYDEEAAYIIVQDNGIGIPEKDLSRIFERFYRVDKGRSRELGGTGLGLSIAKEIVEAHKGEINIESEIDKGTVVKIILKYN, encoded by the coding sequence ATGACCCTTCAAATCCTAAATATATCCATACAAAAAGAGGGGTTGGTTATTATTTCAGTGAAGAAGGACAAGTTTAAAAGCATAAAATGGTTTCAAACTTTACAGTGGAAGATTATTTTAATATATGGTCTTTTAGTTCTTGTAGCAATGGGAATCATATGGGTATATCTTTATAATTCCCTTGAAAGTTATCACATGAAAAATTTTGACAGTTATATTCAGGCACAGGTTAAAGGAATGTCATGCACGTTAAAAGACAATCTTGAATCTAATAAAAACCTTAACAATATTATAAGTATGTACTTAGGACCGAATTCAAATATAAAATATGTGTACATACTGGACAAGAATGGTAATATACTTGCAAGTTCAACAGGTGACAAAGGTAAATTTTTGACAACTGCAGTTGTTAAAGCATTACATGGAAATAAAAGCAGTGAAACAACAAAAGACTATAATTCTAATGAGGAACTCAAAAGTTTTGCAGTACCGGTTGTTAACAGCGATGGCAGCATTTCTGGCGTTGTATATATGAGTGGTTCATTAAATAGCGTGTATGATGTACTTTCAGATATAAATATGATTCTATTGAGTGCTACGCTTTTTGCAGTTTTTGTAACCGTAATACTCGGTTATTTTCTTTCATGTGCTATAACAAATCCAATTAAGGAAGTAACAAAATACGCACATGAGATGGCACTTGGTAATTTTGATGTAAAGATTAATATTAAATCAAGGGATGAAATCGGCAACTTAGGCTCTATGTTTAATTTCATGTCACAAAGATTAAAACATACCTTAGATGAGATGAAAAACGAAAAAAGCAAGGTTGAGGCAATAATCAGCTTTATGACAGATGGAGTTATTGCTGTTGACAGTAAAAAAGATATAATCCTCTATAATGATGCTGCGGAAAAGATGATTGGAGAAAAATTAGGTATCGGGCAGTCGGTGGAGAATTTGGCAAATGGGAAAATTAGCATTAATGGAGGTACATTTTTATGCAATGAGAAAATATTAACATCCTTTGTGACACCAATTAATGCAGATGAAAATATAGAAGGTTATGTATTTGTACTTCATGATATAACAGAGCAGCAGGAGCTTGAAAATATGAGGAAGGAATTTGTTGCAAATGTGTCACATGAATTAAGGACACCCCTTACAACAATAAAAAGCTATACTGAAACACTCTTAAATGCAGATGTTGACAAAGCATTTATTGATAAATTTCTCGGTATAATAGATAAAGAAGTAGATAGGATGGTGAGGTTGGTAAAAGACCTTTTATTATTATCAAGGATGGATTCAAATGGCAAATTGAAGCTGGAAAGTGTAAATTTGAATAAATTTGTTGAAGATATTATTCAGAATTTAAAAATAGAAATGGAAAAGAAAAATCAAATACTGTCATTATCTCTTAAAGATGCTAAAAAAAATGTTAATATAGATAAGGATAAAATGGAGCAGGTAATTATTAATATTGTAGCAAATGCCATAAAATATACACCTGAAGGTGGCTGTATAAGGGTTTATACAGACTATGATGAGGAGGCTGCGTATATTATTGTTCAAGATAATGGAATAGGGATACCAGAAAAAGACCTTTCGAGGATATTTGAAAGATTTTACCGTGTTGATAAAGGAAGGTCACGAGAGCTTGGAGGGACAGGCTTAGGTCTTTCAATTGCAAAAGAAATCGTAGAAGCACATAAAGGAGAAATAAATATAGAAAGCGAAATTGATAAAGGTACTGTTGTTAAGATAATATTAAAATATAATTAA
- a CDS encoding ABC transporter permease encodes MIIKMYRNNSFMVGLCLLILYIIIAIFSPWLVPYHPTAVTGVPLERPNAEHFLGTNTLGQDIFSELLYGTRGTLLMGVIGGFLSTCIGTLMGAISGYYGKSIDVIITKLIDFQMTIPMFPLLILLSLFFTPNIVGVSIIMGILGWTRCARIIRSQVLALVNYEFILMTKAIGGSDLYIIIKHIVPNILPLSIANFIFAVQGYMLMGVGLGFLGIGDPTNINWGQMINDAYTGGAFALGLWWWLIPPGLCTAIISVAISLLAYSLEEKIVPTLKNEKYSYKNY; translated from the coding sequence ATGATTATAAAAATGTATAGAAATAATTCTTTTATGGTAGGTTTATGTTTACTGATTCTTTACATAATCATTGCAATTTTTTCTCCATGGTTAGTACCATATCATCCCACTGCAGTAACAGGAGTACCTTTAGAAAGACCTAATGCAGAGCATTTTCTTGGCACTAATACTTTAGGTCAAGATATTTTTAGTGAGCTTTTATATGGGACAAGGGGTACATTGTTAATGGGAGTTATTGGAGGATTTTTATCAACATGTATAGGTACTTTAATGGGTGCAATATCAGGATACTATGGTAAGTCGATTGATGTAATTATAACAAAATTAATTGATTTCCAGATGACTATTCCAATGTTTCCTCTTTTGATTCTTCTTAGTTTATTTTTTACTCCAAATATAGTTGGGGTTTCTATAATAATGGGTATTTTAGGATGGACAAGATGTGCAAGAATAATACGATCACAGGTATTAGCTTTGGTTAATTATGAATTTATACTTATGACTAAAGCTATAGGAGGCAGTGATTTATATATTATTATTAAACATATAGTACCAAATATACTACCATTATCAATTGCTAATTTTATTTTTGCTGTACAAGGTTATATGTTAATGGGAGTAGGGCTTGGATTTTTAGGTATTGGAGATCCAACTAATATTAATTGGGGACAGATGATAAATGATGCTTATACGGGAGGAGCATTTGCTTTAGGATTGTGGTGGTGGTTAATTCCACCGGGATTATGTACTGCAATTATATCAGTTGCAATTTCCTTATTGGCATATAGTTTGGAAGAAAAAATAGTCCCTACATTAAAAAATGAAAAATATTCTTATAAAAATTATTAA
- a CDS encoding DnaD domain protein gives MSICKFSSDFDDVGSTPVSNIFINHFMLEAPGEYVKVYLLGLKCCYYGQEFSIHSLADKLFMSEIEIEKALKFWEKSGLIKLCYTDGEYTVKYLPIANTGDKKHTMSINDTEVRQMFETIEQMLGRPLSSSEMDTYLSWIDEYDFSLEIIAMLVSYCVTKNKTSLRYMEKIAIAWHDAGVKNALDLEEYLKTESKKWIKYKKILHTLGLNTDEVMEAHKQMMDRWMNDLGFDVDVIIKACNECTLKINEPSFPYINQILINWFNEGIKTINDLEKIKKVPKHKKTSTVFKAPKNYFNGYNQRTYDVDELERKLLAHSRGESGE, from the coding sequence ATGAGCATTTGTAAATTTTCATCTGATTTTGATGATGTGGGAAGCACCCCTGTTAGCAATATTTTCATAAATCATTTTATGCTTGAAGCACCTGGAGAATATGTTAAAGTCTACCTCTTGGGCTTGAAATGCTGTTACTATGGGCAGGAATTTTCTATACACTCTTTAGCAGACAAACTTTTTATGTCTGAAATTGAAATCGAAAAGGCACTGAAATTTTGGGAAAAATCCGGATTGATTAAACTTTGCTATACTGATGGAGAGTATACAGTAAAATATTTGCCAATTGCCAATACAGGTGATAAAAAACATACCATGTCTATTAATGATACAGAAGTTAGGCAGATGTTTGAAACTATAGAGCAAATGTTGGGAAGACCTTTATCTTCAAGTGAAATGGATACATATCTTAGCTGGATTGACGAATATGATTTCTCACTTGAAATTATTGCCATGCTCGTAAGCTATTGTGTCACAAAAAATAAAACATCTTTAAGATATATGGAGAAAATAGCAATTGCATGGCATGATGCCGGTGTTAAAAATGCTCTTGACCTTGAAGAATATCTTAAAACCGAAAGCAAAAAATGGATAAAATACAAAAAGATTTTACATACACTTGGTCTAAATACCGACGAAGTCATGGAAGCCCACAAGCAGATGATGGACAGATGGATGAATGACCTCGGTTTTGACGTGGATGTAATTATAAAAGCCTGCAATGAATGTACTTTAAAGATAAATGAACCCAGTTTCCCTTATATAAATCAAATACTTATCAACTGGTTCAATGAAGGTATAAAAACGATAAACGATCTGGAAAAAATAAAAAAAGTGCCGAAACATAAGAAAACTTCTACTGTCTTTAAGGCACCAAAAAATTATTTCAACGGTTATAATCAGAGAACATATGACGTTGATGAACTCGAAAGAAAACTTTTAGCACATTCAAGAGGTGAATCCGGTGAATAA
- a CDS encoding ABC transporter permease, whose product MKRVKYIFCKSFFSIIIFFISISISFVLIHMLPGNYLDYLLKDLAQVNPEVSVLFKEKFGLDKPLIVQYIIYLKNIFYGNWGYSLQYARPVLNIINEKLNWTLIILFPSTMLSIFVGIIVGAYMGWKNGSRNDLFITNFMIFIKTIPSYWWAITFILLFSYYIKIFPLGGFTNVNALKYGVNYLDILYHAFLPILTLTLCSIPGHYYLMRNSMLSVIKEPYITVARAKGLPENYILYLHAIKNAILPMLTVISLECAHLFTGSLFIETIFSWPGMGLLTFDAIKARDFPLLQAIFLIETFLIIIANFIADILYLFINPCIKDN is encoded by the coding sequence ATGAAAAGAGTAAAATATATTTTTTGTAAAAGTTTTTTTTCTATAATAATTTTTTTTATAAGTATAAGTATAAGCTTTGTTTTAATACATATGCTTCCAGGGAATTATCTCGATTATTTATTAAAAGATCTTGCCCAAGTTAATCCGGAGGTATCTGTATTATTTAAAGAAAAGTTTGGATTAGATAAACCATTGATAGTTCAATATATAATTTATCTTAAAAATATTTTTTATGGCAATTGGGGTTATTCTTTACAATATGCTAGACCTGTATTGAATATTATTAATGAAAAATTAAACTGGACGCTTATAATATTATTTCCATCTACTATGTTATCTATTTTTGTAGGTATTATTGTAGGTGCATATATGGGATGGAAAAATGGTTCAAGAAATGATTTATTTATTACAAATTTTATGATTTTTATAAAAACTATTCCTTCTTATTGGTGGGCAATAACTTTTATTTTATTATTCAGTTATTATATAAAAATTTTTCCATTAGGCGGATTTACTAACGTTAATGCACTTAAGTATGGAGTTAATTATCTTGATATTTTGTATCATGCTTTTTTACCTATTTTAACTTTAACATTATGTTCAATTCCTGGGCATTATTATTTAATGAGGAATTCAATGCTTTCAGTAATTAAAGAACCTTATATTACAGTAGCAAGAGCAAAAGGTTTACCTGAAAATTATATTCTTTATTTACATGCCATAAAAAATGCAATACTTCCTATGTTAACTGTTATTTCTTTGGAGTGTGCACATTTGTTTACTGGCAGTCTTTTTATAGAAACGATATTTTCATGGCCTGGTATGGGACTACTTACATTCGATGCAATAAAAGCAAGAGATTTTCCTTTATTACAAGCAATTTTTCTAATAGAAACTTTTCTAATTATAATAGCTAATTTCATCGCCGATATTTTATATCTTTTTATTAATCCTTGTATTAAAGATAATTAA
- a CDS encoding response regulator: MKNKILIVDDEKPIVEILKFNLEKNGYSVCEAYDGEDGLNTAQSKKPDLILLDVMLPKMDGFTVLKHLRQTMTMPVLMLTAREEEVDKVLGLELGADDYITKPFSMRELIARIKANLRRSNENGEIESRLIHIKDLTIDLSKYKVSKYGEPIELTLREFDLLKFLVTNKGLIFSREMLLEKVWGYEYFGDVRTVDVTIRRLREKVEDDPSNPKYIHTKRGVGYYFSEEGQV; the protein is encoded by the coding sequence TTGAAAAACAAAATATTAATCGTTGATGATGAAAAACCAATTGTTGAAATATTAAAATTCAATCTTGAAAAAAACGGCTACAGTGTCTGCGAGGCATATGATGGTGAGGATGGTTTAAATACCGCTCAGAGTAAAAAACCTGATCTAATACTGCTTGATGTTATGTTGCCTAAGATGGACGGTTTTACGGTGCTTAAGCATTTAAGGCAGACAATGACGATGCCTGTTTTAATGCTTACGGCACGGGAAGAGGAAGTTGATAAGGTTTTAGGTTTGGAGCTTGGAGCAGATGATTATATTACAAAACCATTTTCTATGAGAGAACTTATTGCACGGATAAAAGCAAATTTAAGAAGGAGCAATGAAAACGGCGAAATAGAATCAAGGCTAATACATATAAAAGATTTAACTATTGACCTTTCTAAATATAAAGTAAGTAAATATGGAGAACCGATAGAACTTACTTTGAGGGAATTTGATTTACTTAAGTTTCTTGTAACAAATAAAGGTCTCATTTTTTCACGGGAAATGCTTCTTGAAAAGGTATGGGGGTATGAATATTTCGGTGATGTCAGAACAGTAGATGTAACAATAAGACGGTTAAGGGAAAAAGTAGAAGATGACCCTTCAAATCCTAAATATATCCATACAAAAAGAGGGGTTGGTTATTATTTCAGTGAAGAAGGACAAGTTTAA
- a CDS encoding ATP-binding protein, producing the protein MNNAVQEVLRQYEIKRDNSLRENLKKREEIYNKIPEILKIDDDIKNIGFEISRSIFNEPQQSKKLLLKLKEKLFDLKERKAYLLKLNGYPEDYMEPKYECKLCKDTGYINGRRCNCFEQKLINIYYKQSSIENIVKRENFATFDMNFYSDKALGDKPSPRSNIKKILETSLTFIRNFNNERESLFFYGNSGLGKTFLCNCIAKELLDKGKVVLYRTSSDLIEDLRANKLNSDNNSYSSYFELLKQCDLLIIDDLGTESITAFSLQEIFNIINTRLLMCKKFIISTNLSISEIMVIYPERIYSRIFGNFKMLNFYGEDIRLKSKIII; encoded by the coding sequence GTGAATAATGCAGTTCAAGAAGTATTAAGACAGTATGAAATCAAACGGGATAATTCTTTAAGAGAAAACCTCAAAAAACGAGAAGAAATTTATAATAAAATACCTGAAATATTGAAAATTGATGATGATATAAAGAATATAGGATTTGAAATTTCCCGATCAATTTTTAATGAGCCTCAGCAATCAAAAAAGCTGCTGTTAAAACTTAAAGAAAAATTATTTGATTTAAAAGAACGTAAAGCATATTTACTTAAGTTAAATGGATATCCTGAAGATTACATGGAGCCAAAATATGAATGCAAATTATGTAAAGACACAGGTTATATAAATGGCAGAAGATGTAACTGCTTTGAACAGAAATTAATAAATATTTATTATAAACAGTCAAGTATTGAAAATATAGTGAAAAGGGAAAATTTCGCCACTTTTGATATGAACTTTTATTCTGATAAAGCACTCGGCGATAAACCTTCCCCACGAAGCAATATAAAAAAAATCCTTGAAACTTCATTAACCTTTATAAGAAATTTCAATAATGAGAGAGAGAGCTTATTCTTCTATGGAAATTCAGGACTTGGAAAGACTTTTTTATGCAATTGCATTGCAAAAGAACTCTTGGACAAGGGTAAGGTTGTATTGTACAGAACATCCTCTGATTTAATTGAGGACTTAAGAGCAAATAAATTAAATAGCGATAACAATTCCTACAGCAGTTATTTTGAGCTCCTAAAGCAATGCGACCTCCTTATTATAGACGACCTTGGCACCGAATCCATAACCGCTTTTAGTCTGCAGGAAATTTTTAATATAATCAATACTCGCCTGCTGATGTGCAAGAAATTTATTATATCAACAAATTTATCAATATCTGAAATAATGGTAATATACCCGGAAAGGATATATTCCCGGATATTTGGCAACTTTAAGATGCTTAACTTTTATGGTGAAGATATAAGGCTTAAAAGTAAGATAATAATTTAA
- a CDS encoding class I SAM-dependent methyltransferase, with translation MEKLISLKPPLYDQSGFLREIASGFEKAQVFFTALELKIFNYLDEFKTARDIAQEIKTHDVLTEKLLDILVAEGLLIKNGEYYKTRPELSPFLNESGPYFARYLAFSLEDRKDWMNLRQYLYEGVKEKSKNRETNHDYDKECIDWIARGAMLGRLQATLKIIKELPEFLKAEKLIDLGCGHGLFGIGLAQENPKLKVILFDRPHVAKVAQEYVNKYYLTDRVKVWAGDYIKDNLGSNYDIAFCSLSFDGNKEESISFFSKINNILNKKGLFILQTFTINNDKTGPISTLLWDLKETIDGHRHMHIFTDSELDDIFKKSGFNKIKDVEMSSSSEMPIKTIIVRKEKI, from the coding sequence ATGGAAAAATTAATTAGCTTAAAACCACCTTTGTATGATCAAAGTGGATTTCTTCGAGAAATAGCTTCTGGTTTTGAAAAAGCACAGGTATTTTTTACTGCACTTGAATTAAAAATTTTTAATTATCTTGACGAATTCAAAACTGCGAGAGATATAGCTCAAGAAATTAAAACACATGATGTACTAACTGAAAAACTTTTAGATATATTAGTAGCTGAGGGACTGCTTATTAAAAATGGAGAATATTATAAAACAAGACCTGAACTTAGTCCATTTCTAAATGAAAGCGGACCATATTTTGCTCGATATCTTGCTTTTTCATTAGAAGATAGAAAAGACTGGATGAATTTAAGACAATATTTATATGAAGGAGTTAAAGAGAAATCAAAAAATAGGGAGACTAACCATGATTATGATAAAGAATGTATTGATTGGATAGCTCGAGGAGCTATGTTAGGTAGGTTGCAAGCTACTTTAAAAATTATAAAAGAATTACCTGAATTCTTAAAAGCAGAAAAATTAATAGATTTAGGTTGTGGACATGGACTTTTTGGTATTGGATTAGCTCAAGAAAATCCAAAGCTAAAGGTGATTCTTTTTGATAGACCGCATGTAGCAAAAGTTGCTCAAGAATATGTCAATAAATATTATTTAACAGATAGAGTCAAAGTGTGGGCAGGGGATTATATTAAAGATAATTTAGGAAGTAATTATGATATAGCATTTTGTTCATTATCATTTGATGGAAATAAAGAGGAAAGCATATCATTTTTTAGTAAAATAAACAATATTTTAAATAAAAAAGGATTATTTATTTTACAAACATTCACAATTAATAATGACAAAACGGGTCCTATATCAACACTTTTATGGGATTTAAAAGAAACAATTGATGGGCATAGACATATGCATATTTTTACTGATTCAGAATTAGATGATATATTTAAAAAATCAGGATTTAATAAAATAAAGGATGTAGAAATGTCAAGCTCTTCGGAAATGCCAATAAAAACAATTATTGTAAGAAAAGAAAAAATTTGA
- a CDS encoding ABC transporter substrate-binding protein, whose product MKKKLCFLMVFVLLLSLLSGCGANKSSQTTKSSETPSQLVIPVDSEFMAGNILNMGGGPTGSLIYEGLVTKNRQGSYDAWLAKNWKSTENGKIWKFNLVENAKWHDGVPFTSEDVKFTYDYAKEKKIMILSYLPMTVDHVETPDKYTVVFFLKSSNPAFLDHLSHCPGIPIIPKHIWENINDPEHYEDKQYVGTGPFKYENRIPGDMVKLVANQDYHGNKPHIKEIVLKVIKNKDAQILALKSGTVDVVCGISQAVANSLKDNKKIVVYNIPSTNGYELGFNVNKYPTNMIKFRKAMEYAIDKDKICKIVFGGNAKPANTFLMPEVAHDYVKTDIRKYEFNLKKCKDLLNEAGFVENNGVLEGPDKKKVQITIPTGGKAGSVDNNLAEVIKNDWTQLGIDVKIKQVDFNQWFNEVHKNEVFFVGMPWLMHDDPDDLSHFGSKSFFGKDNWYGYSNNEYDQLIKQLQNTTNKEDRKKIAYQMQDILARDIPSIPICVSDTVVAYRSDKFTGWKETYPMYWSVVDIKQLLKVRPVK is encoded by the coding sequence ATGAAAAAGAAACTTTGCTTTTTGATGGTTTTTGTTTTACTGCTTTCTTTATTATCTGGATGTGGAGCTAATAAGTCAAGCCAGACGACAAAATCATCTGAGACTCCCAGTCAGCTAGTAATACCTGTAGATTCAGAATTTATGGCAGGAAATATATTAAATATGGGAGGAGGACCGACAGGCTCACTTATATATGAAGGGTTAGTAACAAAAAACAGGCAAGGTTCTTATGATGCTTGGCTAGCAAAAAATTGGAAGTCAACTGAAAATGGCAAGATATGGAAATTTAATTTGGTTGAAAATGCTAAGTGGCATGATGGTGTACCTTTTACATCTGAAGATGTAAAATTTACCTATGATTATGCTAAAGAGAAAAAAATCATGATATTATCATATTTACCAATGACGGTTGATCATGTTGAAACTCCAGATAAATATACGGTAGTGTTTTTTCTTAAATCTTCAAATCCTGCATTTTTAGATCATTTATCCCATTGCCCTGGAATTCCAATTATACCAAAGCATATATGGGAAAATATTAATGATCCTGAGCATTATGAGGATAAGCAATATGTTGGTACGGGTCCTTTTAAATATGAGAATAGAATACCTGGTGATATGGTAAAACTTGTGGCAAATCAAGATTATCATGGTAATAAACCTCATATTAAAGAAATAGTTTTAAAAGTTATAAAAAATAAAGATGCTCAGATATTAGCATTAAAATCTGGAACAGTAGATGTTGTTTGTGGAATAAGTCAAGCAGTAGCTAATAGTTTAAAAGATAATAAAAAAATTGTAGTTTATAATATTCCCAGTACTAATGGTTATGAACTTGGCTTTAATGTAAATAAATATCCAACAAATATGATAAAGTTTAGGAAAGCTATGGAATATGCAATTGATAAGGATAAAATTTGTAAAATAGTTTTTGGAGGGAATGCTAAGCCTGCGAATACATTTCTAATGCCAGAAGTGGCTCATGACTACGTAAAAACAGATATAAGGAAGTATGAATTTAATCTTAAAAAATGCAAGGATTTATTAAATGAAGCTGGATTTGTTGAAAATAATGGAGTATTGGAAGGTCCAGATAAGAAAAAAGTACAAATAACAATACCAACAGGAGGGAAAGCTGGTAGTGTTGATAATAATTTAGCTGAAGTTATTAAAAATGATTGGACACAATTAGGTATTGATGTTAAAATTAAACAAGTGGATTTTAACCAATGGTTTAATGAAGTTCATAAAAATGAGGTCTTTTTTGTTGGAATGCCTTGGCTAATGCATGATGATCCAGATGATTTAAGTCATTTTGGTTCTAAATCATTTTTTGGTAAAGATAATTGGTATGGTTATAGTAATAATGAATATGATCAATTAATTAAACAATTACAAAATACAACTAATAAAGAAGATAGGAAAAAAATTGCTTATCAAATGCAAGATATTCTTGCAAGAGATATACCAAGCATCCCAATTTGTGTTAGTGATACGGTGGTAGCATATAGATCTGATAAATTTACTGGTTGGAAAGAAACTTATCCTATGTATTGGAGTGTGGTAGATATAAAGCAATTATTAAAAGTACGACCAGTAAAGTAA